In a genomic window of Balaenoptera ricei isolate mBalRic1 chromosome 3, mBalRic1.hap2, whole genome shotgun sequence:
- the GRAMD2B gene encoding GRAM domain-containing protein 2B isoform X2 has translation MTELQQDVDDTKPAKVLGKRESKIGSAHSEAENGVEEKKKVCRAPAALSPAPCSEAESADQKRIISLRSKSSFDGASLASEKNDCKTESKNDSKTERKKFSSSSQDKANMHFHKLFLDVPTEEPLRQSFTCALQKEILYQGKLFVSENWICFHSKVFGKDTKISIPAFSVTLIKKTKTALLVPNALIIATVTDRYIFVSLLSRDSTYKLLKSVCGHLETTSVGNSPNPSSLENSFQADRPSSLPLDFNDEFSDLDGVVRQRRQDMEGYSSSGSQTPESENSRDFHVTESQTVLNVSKGEAKPTRADALVNRVPEGKAKSLPGHGQSETIGVIPRVKSQKCPTLHHILIFYAIVVCALIISTFYMRYRINSLEERLGSLTSIVDTHQTEQTAPSSPGSHVQLNVEVLCRELTANIMRLEKIQNNLQKLLENGD, from the exons CTCAGAGGCTGAGAATGGtgtggaggagaaaaagaaggtcTGCAGGGCGCCAGCAGCCCTGTCCCCTGCTCCGTGCAGCGAGGCCGAGTCCGCAGACCAGAAGAGAATCATTTCCCTGCG GTCAAAATCCAGTTTTGATGGTGCCTCTTTAGCAAGTGAGAAGAACGACTGTAAAACAGAAAGCAAGAATGACTCTAAGACTGAAAGGAAAAAGTTCTCATCTTCCAGCCAG GACAAGGCAAACATGCACTTCCACAAGCTGTTTCTGGATGTCCCCACTGAGGAACCCCTGAGGCAAA GTTTTACCTGTGCTCTACAGAAAGAAATCTTATACCAAGGGAAGCTCTTTGTATCAGAAAACTGGATTTGTTTTCATTCCAAGGTCTTTGGAAAAGACACTAAG ATCTCTATTCCGGCTTTCTCGGTAACCCtgataaagaaaaccaaaactgcCCTTCTGGTGCCAAATGCCCTGATTATAGCGACTGTCACAGACAGG tacaTATTTGTCTCCTTACTCTCCAGAGATTCAACTTACAAACTACTAAAATCTGTGTGTGGACACTTAGAA ACTACAAGTGTTGGCAACAGTCCCAATCCATCttctcttgaaaacagtttccagGCAGACCGCCCTTCATCTCTGCCTCTG GATTTCAACGATGAATTCTCAGATCTGGATGGAGTGGTACGGCAAAGaaggcaagacatggaaggatACAGCAGTTCTGGATCCCAGACTCCTGAATCTGAGAACTCTCGAG ATTTCCATGTGACAGAATCCCAGACAGTTCTGAATGTCTCCAAGGGAGAAGCAAAACCAACTCGGGCAGATGCCCTTGTGAACAGAGTGCCTGAAGGAAAAGCCAAGAGTCTCCCTGGGCATG GTCAGTCAGAAACCATTGGAGTCATACCCAGAGTAAAGTCTCAGAAATGTCCGACTCTCCACCATATTCTTATATTCTATGCAATTGT TGTCTGTGCACTAATCATCTCGACCTTCTACATGAGATACAGAATTAATTCTCTGGAGGAGCGGCTGGGGTCACTAACCTCCATCGTGGACACCCATCAGACTGA ACAGACAGCACCATCCAGCCCAGGGTCGCACGTACAGTTAAATGTGGAGGTCCTGTGCCGAGAGCTTACAGCCAACATAATGAGACTAGAAAAG ATACAAAACAACTTACAAAAGCTACTTGAGAATGGTGACTGA
- the GRAMD2B gene encoding GRAM domain-containing protein 2B isoform X1 yields the protein MVKKRLSSSNDTAFRSEIPGSPSKVGAEAQNSIPDSPGSVFLSSEAENGVEEKKKVCRAPAALSPAPCSEAESADQKRIISLRSKSSFDGASLASEKNDCKTESKNDSKTERKKFSSSSQDKANMHFHKLFLDVPTEEPLRQSFTCALQKEILYQGKLFVSENWICFHSKVFGKDTKISIPAFSVTLIKKTKTALLVPNALIIATVTDRYIFVSLLSRDSTYKLLKSVCGHLETTSVGNSPNPSSLENSFQADRPSSLPLDFNDEFSDLDGVVRQRRQDMEGYSSSGSQTPESENSRDFHVTESQTVLNVSKGEAKPTRADALVNRVPEGKAKSLPGHGQSETIGVIPRVKSQKCPTLHHILIFYAIVVCALIISTFYMRYRINSLEERLGSLTSIVDTHQTEQTAPSSPGSHVQLNVEVLCRELTANIMRLEKIQNNLQKLLENGD from the exons CTCAGAGGCTGAGAATGGtgtggaggagaaaaagaaggtcTGCAGGGCGCCAGCAGCCCTGTCCCCTGCTCCGTGCAGCGAGGCCGAGTCCGCAGACCAGAAGAGAATCATTTCCCTGCG GTCAAAATCCAGTTTTGATGGTGCCTCTTTAGCAAGTGAGAAGAACGACTGTAAAACAGAAAGCAAGAATGACTCTAAGACTGAAAGGAAAAAGTTCTCATCTTCCAGCCAG GACAAGGCAAACATGCACTTCCACAAGCTGTTTCTGGATGTCCCCACTGAGGAACCCCTGAGGCAAA GTTTTACCTGTGCTCTACAGAAAGAAATCTTATACCAAGGGAAGCTCTTTGTATCAGAAAACTGGATTTGTTTTCATTCCAAGGTCTTTGGAAAAGACACTAAG ATCTCTATTCCGGCTTTCTCGGTAACCCtgataaagaaaaccaaaactgcCCTTCTGGTGCCAAATGCCCTGATTATAGCGACTGTCACAGACAGG tacaTATTTGTCTCCTTACTCTCCAGAGATTCAACTTACAAACTACTAAAATCTGTGTGTGGACACTTAGAA ACTACAAGTGTTGGCAACAGTCCCAATCCATCttctcttgaaaacagtttccagGCAGACCGCCCTTCATCTCTGCCTCTG GATTTCAACGATGAATTCTCAGATCTGGATGGAGTGGTACGGCAAAGaaggcaagacatggaaggatACAGCAGTTCTGGATCCCAGACTCCTGAATCTGAGAACTCTCGAG ATTTCCATGTGACAGAATCCCAGACAGTTCTGAATGTCTCCAAGGGAGAAGCAAAACCAACTCGGGCAGATGCCCTTGTGAACAGAGTGCCTGAAGGAAAAGCCAAGAGTCTCCCTGGGCATG GTCAGTCAGAAACCATTGGAGTCATACCCAGAGTAAAGTCTCAGAAATGTCCGACTCTCCACCATATTCTTATATTCTATGCAATTGT TGTCTGTGCACTAATCATCTCGACCTTCTACATGAGATACAGAATTAATTCTCTGGAGGAGCGGCTGGGGTCACTAACCTCCATCGTGGACACCCATCAGACTGA ACAGACAGCACCATCCAGCCCAGGGTCGCACGTACAGTTAAATGTGGAGGTCCTGTGCCGAGAGCTTACAGCCAACATAATGAGACTAGAAAAG ATACAAAACAACTTACAAAAGCTACTTGAGAATGGTGACTGA
- the GRAMD2B gene encoding GRAM domain-containing protein 2B isoform X3, with the protein MTQRSGLRFQAAQASSEAENGVEEKKKVCRAPAALSPAPCSEAESADQKRIISLRSKSSFDGASLASEKNDCKTESKNDSKTERKKFSSSSQDKANMHFHKLFLDVPTEEPLRQSFTCALQKEILYQGKLFVSENWICFHSKVFGKDTKISIPAFSVTLIKKTKTALLVPNALIIATVTDRYIFVSLLSRDSTYKLLKSVCGHLETTSVGNSPNPSSLENSFQADRPSSLPLDFNDEFSDLDGVVRQRRQDMEGYSSSGSQTPESENSRDFHVTESQTVLNVSKGEAKPTRADALVNRVPEGKAKSLPGHGQSETIGVIPRVKSQKCPTLHHILIFYAIVVCALIISTFYMRYRINSLEERLGSLTSIVDTHQTEQTAPSSPGSHVQLNVEVLCRELTANIMRLEKIQNNLQKLLENGD; encoded by the exons CTCAGAGGCTGAGAATGGtgtggaggagaaaaagaaggtcTGCAGGGCGCCAGCAGCCCTGTCCCCTGCTCCGTGCAGCGAGGCCGAGTCCGCAGACCAGAAGAGAATCATTTCCCTGCG GTCAAAATCCAGTTTTGATGGTGCCTCTTTAGCAAGTGAGAAGAACGACTGTAAAACAGAAAGCAAGAATGACTCTAAGACTGAAAGGAAAAAGTTCTCATCTTCCAGCCAG GACAAGGCAAACATGCACTTCCACAAGCTGTTTCTGGATGTCCCCACTGAGGAACCCCTGAGGCAAA GTTTTACCTGTGCTCTACAGAAAGAAATCTTATACCAAGGGAAGCTCTTTGTATCAGAAAACTGGATTTGTTTTCATTCCAAGGTCTTTGGAAAAGACACTAAG ATCTCTATTCCGGCTTTCTCGGTAACCCtgataaagaaaaccaaaactgcCCTTCTGGTGCCAAATGCCCTGATTATAGCGACTGTCACAGACAGG tacaTATTTGTCTCCTTACTCTCCAGAGATTCAACTTACAAACTACTAAAATCTGTGTGTGGACACTTAGAA ACTACAAGTGTTGGCAACAGTCCCAATCCATCttctcttgaaaacagtttccagGCAGACCGCCCTTCATCTCTGCCTCTG GATTTCAACGATGAATTCTCAGATCTGGATGGAGTGGTACGGCAAAGaaggcaagacatggaaggatACAGCAGTTCTGGATCCCAGACTCCTGAATCTGAGAACTCTCGAG ATTTCCATGTGACAGAATCCCAGACAGTTCTGAATGTCTCCAAGGGAGAAGCAAAACCAACTCGGGCAGATGCCCTTGTGAACAGAGTGCCTGAAGGAAAAGCCAAGAGTCTCCCTGGGCATG GTCAGTCAGAAACCATTGGAGTCATACCCAGAGTAAAGTCTCAGAAATGTCCGACTCTCCACCATATTCTTATATTCTATGCAATTGT TGTCTGTGCACTAATCATCTCGACCTTCTACATGAGATACAGAATTAATTCTCTGGAGGAGCGGCTGGGGTCACTAACCTCCATCGTGGACACCCATCAGACTGA ACAGACAGCACCATCCAGCCCAGGGTCGCACGTACAGTTAAATGTGGAGGTCCTGTGCCGAGAGCTTACAGCCAACATAATGAGACTAGAAAAG ATACAAAACAACTTACAAAAGCTACTTGAGAATGGTGACTGA